GACGGTCTGGACTGGGTGCCCGTCACCGGCATGATTCCGTCCGACTGCCTGATCGAGGAGACCGGTCCTGGTGTCTTCGTCGAACGCACCACTGGCGACACGGTCGATGGTGCGTCGCTCGGCGACGTGCTCACCGCGTGCGGGCGGCGTGGCGCCGAGGCCGGCGGCAATGCCGAGGCGGCGGCCGCGGCGCAGCAAGCGCTGCTCGACTTCCTGGCGGCCGCCTTTTCGCCATAGTGCCGGGAACGGCGTTTTAGCTAAGCGCTTGAAATCGCTAGCTTCCGTTCCCACGTTAACCCTCGTGCCGCCGCCATTTCGGGGTGGCATATGCCGGTTTGCCATTGGATTCCGGCATTGAACGTCAGGCCCTCGCTCAGTGGAGGAGATGCCCCTATGGCCCGAATGACGGCCTTTGACAGCCCGCTTTTGCTGGGTTTTGACCATTTCGAGCGTGTGCTCGATCGGGTCGCCAAAACGTCCAGCGACGGCTATCCGCCCTACAACATTGAGCAGATCGGCGAGAACGGCCTCAGGATCACCCTGGCCGTGGCCGGCTTCACCATGGACGATTTGAGCGTCCTGGTGGAGGAAAACCAGCTGATCGTGCGCGGCAAACAGGTCGACGACGACAAGCGGATCTACCTGCATCGCGGCATCGCCGCGCGCCAGTTCGTGCGCAGCTTCGTGCTCGCCGAGGGTATCGAGGTTGTCGGCGCGTCGCTCGACAACGGCCTACTGCATGTCGACCTGGAACGGCCGATCCCGGAGGTCAAACAAAAGGTCATCGACATCAAGGCCGGCGACGGAACCGGTAGCCGCGCCAAGATCGTCGAGGGTCTGGAGCAGAAGTCCTGACCGCGTAACACGCCGCATGACGGGTGTAGAGGAGAGTAACCATGCCGAACACGGAGAACACATTCAAAGACGCGATCGCCGCCATGTCGCCGGAGGCGTTCGCCAAAATGGGCGCGCCGCATCTGGCCTATGTCGCGCCGGTCGAGACCGAGCAGGGCAAGGCCTATGGCATCCATGGCGCGGACGGCAGCCTGCTGGCCGTCGTCGAATCGCGTGAGCTGGCGTTTGTCGCCGCGCGCCAGAACGACCTGGAGCCGGTCAGCATCCAGTAACGCGGATCAACCATCTTTAAGCGCGCTAACGCGCGGACCCCTCACCCCGGCCCTCTCCCTAAAGCGGAGAGGGCGCCCAGCATTGTTTCCCTCTCCCCTGGAGGGAGATGGA
This Pseudomonadota bacterium DNA region includes the following protein-coding sequences:
- a CDS encoding Hsp20 family protein, whose product is MARMTAFDSPLLLGFDHFERVLDRVAKTSSDGYPPYNIEQIGENGLRITLAVAGFTMDDLSVLVEENQLIVRGKQVDDDKRIYLHRGIAARQFVRSFVLAEGIEVVGASLDNGLLHVDLERPIPEVKQKVIDIKAGDGTGSRAKIVEGLEQKS
- a CDS encoding DUF1150 family protein, translated to MPNTENTFKDAIAAMSPEAFAKMGAPHLAYVAPVETEQGKAYGIHGADGSLLAVVESRELAFVAARQNDLEPVSIQ